The following are encoded together in the Lactuca sativa cultivar Salinas chromosome 1, Lsat_Salinas_v11, whole genome shotgun sequence genome:
- the LOC111910762 gene encoding uncharacterized protein LOC111910762, translated as MSSSSSVGSKVMRRFNPPQRTHCDCGDLVGRWTSWKTRNPGRRFIGCPNYRDSSKDCKFFYWVDPPLPNQWYKDLLLQLHNGWNGDVVEQMEEAVVEVVPAQVQGAGGVVPRWSMFWFILGLCFGLYFKIM; from the exons ATGTCGTCTTCTTCATCTGTTGGAAGCAAGGTTATGCGAAGGTTCAATCCCCCTCAAAGGACACATTGCGACTGCGGTGACTTAGTTGGAAGGTGGACTTCATGGAAGACAAGAAATCCTGGAAGAAGATTCATTGGGTGCCCAAATTATAGG GATTCGAGTAAAGATTGCAAATTCTTTTATTGGGTGGATCCTCCACTCCCTAATCAGTGGTACAAGGACTTGCTCTTACAATTGCACAATGGTTGGAATGGAGATGTTGTAGAACAAATGGAAGAAGCAGTAGTAGAAGTTGTTCCAGCTCAAGTTCAAGGTGCGGGTGGTGTTGTTCCAAGGTGGTCAATGTTCTGGTTTATTTTGGGTTTATGTTTTGGTTTGTATTTTAAGATAATGTAG
- the LOC111910421 gene encoding uncharacterized protein LOC111910421 has translation MWAASCLASCCAACACNACQTVVSGISRRSARIAYCGLFALSLIVAWILREVAAPLMEKIPWINHFHQTPDREWFETDAVLRVSLGNFLFFSILSLLMVGVKNQKDPRDSLHHGGWMMKVICWCLLVIFMFFLPNEIVSFYESTSKFGSGLFLLVQVVLLLDFVHSWNDTWVGYDEQFWYTALLVVSLVCYVATFSFSGLLFYLFTPSGQECGLNTFFIVMTLILVFVFAIITLHPTVSGSILPASVISLYCTYLCYSGLASEPRDYACNGLHKHSKAVSTGTLTVGLLTTVLSVVYSAVRAGSSTTLLSPPSSPRAGGEKPLLPLDKRDEHEEKENVAKPVTYSYSFFHIIFSLASMYSAMLLTGWSTSVGESGRLVDVGWPSVWVRIITSWATAGLFIWSMVAPHLFPDRDF, from the exons ATGTGGGCAGCTTCATGCCTTGCCTCCTGCTGTGCAGCATGCGCATGCAATGCATGCCAGACTGTTGTGTCAGGGATTAGCCGTAGGTCTGCTCGTATTGCTTACTGTGGTCTCTTTGCTCTTTCTCTCATTGTTGCTTGGATTCTTAGAGAAGTTGCTGCACCACTCATGGAGAAGATTCCAT GGATTAATCATTTTCACCAAACACCAGATCGGGAATGGTTTGAGACTGATGCTGTTTTGAGAGTTAGTTTGGGGAACTTTTTGTTTTTCTCAATTCtttctcttttaatggttggGGTGAAAAATCAGAAAGACCCACGAGACAGTTTACACCATGGTGGATGGATGATGAAAGTCATTTGCTGGTGTCTTTTGGTAATCTTTATGTTTTTCCTCCCAAATGAGATTGTTAGCTTTTATG AGTCAACATCAAAATTTGGGTCCGGGTTATTTCTTCTTGTGCAAGTTGTCCTCTTGTTGGACTTTGTTCATAGCTGGAATGACACATGGGTTGGATACGATGAACAGTTCTG GTATACAGCCTTGCTTGTGGTTTCACTCGTGTGTTACGTAGCAACATTCTCCTTCTCTGGACTTCTCTTCTATTTGTTTACCCCATCTGGACAGGAATGTGGGCTCAATACATTCTTTATTGTCATGACCCTCATTCTTGTCTTTGTGTTTGCCATTATCACTCTGCATCCAACA GTAAGTGGAAGCATTCTGCCAGCATCGGTTATATCTTTGTATTGCACGTATCTTTGCTACAGTGGACTTGCAAGTGAACCAAGGGATTATGCGTGTAATGGTCTTCATAAGCATTCAAAAGCAGTGAGCACTGGGACACTTACTGTTGGGTTGCTCACAACTGTGCTCTCTGTGGTTTACTCTGCTGTGCGTGCTGGATCCTCTACAACTCTTCTTTCCCCTCCTTCCTCCCCTCGTGCTG GTGGGGAGAAACCTTTGTTGCCATTAGACAAAAGAGACGAGCATGAAGAGAAAGAGAATGTTGCTAAGCCTGTTACGTATTCCTATTCCTTCTTCCACATCATCTTCTCTCTTGCCAGCATGTACTCAGCAATGCTGCTCACTGGCTGGTCAACCTCGGTTGGGGAGAGCGGGCGCTTGGTGGATGTCGGCTGGCCATCTGTGTGGGTCCGGATCATAACCTCATGGGCAACTGCCGGTTTGTTCATCTGGTCTATGGTTGCCCCTCACCTCTTCCCTGATAGGGACTTCTGA
- the LOC111910436 gene encoding uncharacterized protein LOC111910436 isoform X2, giving the protein MEKKKYPVGAEHYELYEEIGQGVSASVFRAMCIPNKEIVAVKVLDFERSNSDLNNISREAQTMILVDHPNVLKSHCSFVNDHNLWVVMPFMPGGSCLHILKSCHPEGFEEVVIATILRETLKALEYLHHHGHIHRDVKAGNILICDTGAIKLGDLGVSACLFDSGDRQRLRNTFVGTPCWMAPEVMEQLHGYDFKADIWSFGITALELAHGHAPFSKYPPMKVLLMTLQNAPPGLDYERDKKFSKSFKQMIASCLVKDPSKRPSAKKLLKHSFFRQARTNDFIARKLLEGLPTLGDRLQALKRKEEDMLVQKKIPDGQKEEMSQNEYKRGISGWNFDLEDMKAQASLIQDEDPIPDKDQLEKSISFNGTGAGERELQHQLSYMSRAFTSTDVAGSVPFVNSIASSSMGKCESGDIGSSSNGHVTLRTCSLNINSDFSGKALNGVASLSQKRVASSGCIAAMDGGKLQGQTANCNGSHSLQITDGLTSESISKVSSKTTLTNDEQDEKAKCPVVQQKGRFKVTSENADNDKVVSSPGMLKSPSMRIIIEHPNGPTSMQGDATDQRNGILSSTKPLSVSADDITRLEKSKLDAVDDREKELLNEISELQRRLLCAQEELQKYKAGNSHA; this is encoded by the exons atggagaagaagaagtatcCAGTCGGAGCAGAGCACTATGAGCTGTATGAGGAAATAGGGCAAGGTGTCAGTGCCTCGGTTTTTCGAGCCATGTGTATCCCGAACAAGGAGATTGTTGCAGTTAAGGTGCTTGATTTTGAACGTAGCAACAGCGATTTG AACAATATATCGCGTGAAGCTCAGACAATGATCCTGGTTGATCATCCAAATGTTCTTAAATCACATTGTTCCTTTGTAAATGACCATAACCTATGGGTAGTCATGCCTTTCATGCCTGGTGGATCTTGCCTCCATATACTGAAGTCTTGCCATCCTGAGGGTTTTGAGGAAGTTGTTATTGCAACTATACTGCGTGAGACATTAAAGGCATTGGAATATCTTCACCATCATGGCCACATTCATCGAGATGTCAAA GCTGGAAACATTCTGATTTGTGATACTGGTGCAATCAAGCTGGGAGATCTTGGTGTTTCTGCTtgcttatttgattctggtgatAGACAACGCTTAAGGAACACATTTGTTGGGACACCTTGCtg GATGGCACCTGAGGTTATGGAACAATTGCATGGTTATGACTTCAA GGCTGATATCTGGTCTTTTGGTATAACGGCTCTTGAGCTTGCTCATGGGCATGCTCCTTTCTCAAAATATCCCCCAATGAAG GTTTTGCTCATGACCTTGCAAAATGCACCTCCTGGTCTTGATTATGAGAGGGACAAGAAGTTTTCTAAG TCTTTTAAGCAGATGATTGCGAGTTGTCTTGTTAAAGATCCTTCAAAACGTCCTTCTGCAAAGAAGCTTCTTAAGCATTCTTTTTTCAGACAAGCTAGAACTAATGATTTTATAGCACGTAAGCTGCTGGAAGGGCTTCCAACACTTGGTGATCGCCTTCAAGCATTGAAG agaaaagaagaagatatgCTTGTTCAAAAGAAAATACCCGATGGACAAAAGGAGGAAATGTCACAG AACGAATATAAAAGAGGGATTAGTGGCTGGAACTTCGATCTTGAAGATATGAAAGCTCAAGCTTCCTTG ATCCAGGATGAGGATCCTATACCTGACAAAGACCAATTAGAGAAATCGATTTCTTTCAATGGGACTGGTGCAGGTGAAAGGGAACTTCAGCATCAATTGTCATACATGAGCAGGGCTTTCACATCTACTGATGTA GCAGGATCTGTTCCATTTGTCAACTCTATTGCATCATCTTCTAT GGGCAAATGCGAGTCTGGGGATATTGGTAGTTCTTCCAATGGACATGTGACATTGAGGACTTGCTCTCTTAATATCAACTCAGATTTTAGTGGAAAAGCCTTAAATGGCGTTGCATCTCTTTCTCAAAAGCGGGTAGCTTCATCTGGATGCATTGCTGCAATGGATGG GGGCAAGTTACAAGGTCAGACTGCTAACTGCAATGGATCCCATTCACTCCAGATAACAGATGGGTTGACATCTGAGTCAATCTCCAAAGTTTCTTCAAAAACAACAT TAACTAATGATGAACAAGATGAGAAAGCAAAGTGCCCAGTTGTTCAACAGAAAGGGCGTTTTAAAGTTACCTCTGAGAATGCTGACAATGATAag GTGGTTTCTTCTCCTGGAATGCTAAAGAGTCCGAGCATGAGG ATAATAATCGAACATCCGAATGGTCCTACATCGATGCAGGGTGATGCTACAGATCAAAGG AATGGCATTTTGAGTTCCACGAAGCCACTCTCAGTCTCTGCTGATGACATCACTAGACTAGAGAAATCCAAA CTAGATGCAGTGGATGACAGGGAAAAGGAATTACTTAACGAAATAAGTGAATTACAACGGAG GCTCTTATGTGCACAGGAGGAGCTCCAGAAATACAAAGCTGGAAATTCCCAT GCATGA
- the LOC111910436 gene encoding uncharacterized protein LOC111910436 isoform X1, producing MEKKKYPVGAEHYELYEEIGQGVSASVFRAMCIPNKEIVAVKVLDFERSNSDLNNISREAQTMILVDHPNVLKSHCSFVNDHNLWVVMPFMPGGSCLHILKSCHPEGFEEVVIATILRETLKALEYLHHHGHIHRDVKAGNILICDTGAIKLGDLGVSACLFDSGDRQRLRNTFVGTPCWMAPEVMEQLHGYDFKADIWSFGITALELAHGHAPFSKYPPMKVLLMTLQNAPPGLDYERDKKFSKSFKQMIASCLVKDPSKRPSAKKLLKHSFFRQARTNDFIARKLLEGLPTLGDRLQALKRKEEDMLVQKKIPDGQKEEMSQNEYKRGISGWNFDLEDMKAQASLIQDEDPIPDKDQLEKSISFNGTGAGERELQHQLSYMSRAFTSTDVAGSVPFVNSIASSSMGKCESGDIGSSSNGHVTLRTCSLNINSDFSGKALNGVASLSQKRVASSGCIAAMDGGKLQGQTANCNGSHSLQITDGLTSESISKVSSKTTLTNDEQDEKAKCPVVQQKGRFKVTSENADNDKVVSSPGMLKSPSMRIIIEHPNGPTSMQGDATDQRVSNGILSSTKPLSVSADDITRLEKSKLDAVDDREKELLNEISELQRRLLCAQEELQKYKAGNSHA from the exons atggagaagaagaagtatcCAGTCGGAGCAGAGCACTATGAGCTGTATGAGGAAATAGGGCAAGGTGTCAGTGCCTCGGTTTTTCGAGCCATGTGTATCCCGAACAAGGAGATTGTTGCAGTTAAGGTGCTTGATTTTGAACGTAGCAACAGCGATTTG AACAATATATCGCGTGAAGCTCAGACAATGATCCTGGTTGATCATCCAAATGTTCTTAAATCACATTGTTCCTTTGTAAATGACCATAACCTATGGGTAGTCATGCCTTTCATGCCTGGTGGATCTTGCCTCCATATACTGAAGTCTTGCCATCCTGAGGGTTTTGAGGAAGTTGTTATTGCAACTATACTGCGTGAGACATTAAAGGCATTGGAATATCTTCACCATCATGGCCACATTCATCGAGATGTCAAA GCTGGAAACATTCTGATTTGTGATACTGGTGCAATCAAGCTGGGAGATCTTGGTGTTTCTGCTtgcttatttgattctggtgatAGACAACGCTTAAGGAACACATTTGTTGGGACACCTTGCtg GATGGCACCTGAGGTTATGGAACAATTGCATGGTTATGACTTCAA GGCTGATATCTGGTCTTTTGGTATAACGGCTCTTGAGCTTGCTCATGGGCATGCTCCTTTCTCAAAATATCCCCCAATGAAG GTTTTGCTCATGACCTTGCAAAATGCACCTCCTGGTCTTGATTATGAGAGGGACAAGAAGTTTTCTAAG TCTTTTAAGCAGATGATTGCGAGTTGTCTTGTTAAAGATCCTTCAAAACGTCCTTCTGCAAAGAAGCTTCTTAAGCATTCTTTTTTCAGACAAGCTAGAACTAATGATTTTATAGCACGTAAGCTGCTGGAAGGGCTTCCAACACTTGGTGATCGCCTTCAAGCATTGAAG agaaaagaagaagatatgCTTGTTCAAAAGAAAATACCCGATGGACAAAAGGAGGAAATGTCACAG AACGAATATAAAAGAGGGATTAGTGGCTGGAACTTCGATCTTGAAGATATGAAAGCTCAAGCTTCCTTG ATCCAGGATGAGGATCCTATACCTGACAAAGACCAATTAGAGAAATCGATTTCTTTCAATGGGACTGGTGCAGGTGAAAGGGAACTTCAGCATCAATTGTCATACATGAGCAGGGCTTTCACATCTACTGATGTA GCAGGATCTGTTCCATTTGTCAACTCTATTGCATCATCTTCTAT GGGCAAATGCGAGTCTGGGGATATTGGTAGTTCTTCCAATGGACATGTGACATTGAGGACTTGCTCTCTTAATATCAACTCAGATTTTAGTGGAAAAGCCTTAAATGGCGTTGCATCTCTTTCTCAAAAGCGGGTAGCTTCATCTGGATGCATTGCTGCAATGGATGG GGGCAAGTTACAAGGTCAGACTGCTAACTGCAATGGATCCCATTCACTCCAGATAACAGATGGGTTGACATCTGAGTCAATCTCCAAAGTTTCTTCAAAAACAACAT TAACTAATGATGAACAAGATGAGAAAGCAAAGTGCCCAGTTGTTCAACAGAAAGGGCGTTTTAAAGTTACCTCTGAGAATGCTGACAATGATAag GTGGTTTCTTCTCCTGGAATGCTAAAGAGTCCGAGCATGAGG ATAATAATCGAACATCCGAATGGTCCTACATCGATGCAGGGTGATGCTACAGATCAAAGGGTATCT AATGGCATTTTGAGTTCCACGAAGCCACTCTCAGTCTCTGCTGATGACATCACTAGACTAGAGAAATCCAAA CTAGATGCAGTGGATGACAGGGAAAAGGAATTACTTAACGAAATAAGTGAATTACAACGGAG GCTCTTATGTGCACAGGAGGAGCTCCAGAAATACAAAGCTGGAAATTCCCAT GCATGA
- the LOC128127093 gene encoding uncharacterized protein LOC128127093 yields MEGVLDFDTIDVELDEDLLKKQSRRCTDEFLKSLSLDDEDEDFIIPLFENVEDDEAPVEEEPLDDEQEEEENVDEVVDEEENDSEAQFKYSTHDPNVKWNRMKPQEGERYESPQQLKLCLTNHAISKGYQIRFNKCDSVRLHCVCASDHEKFGCPYYVKASWMSTEKSFQIKKMYPHHTCVKNFNNGKLMGPTWLARQFLKELIRTPNLKAKEIQEKVQHKFHTKISWVRSYRARCRAMSMIEGKLGDHYARVWDYGGELLRSNPDSTIKICVEDNNDGTTIFKRMYICFKSIKEGWKMGCRRVIGIDGSFLKGQCKGQLLTTIGRDPNNHVFPIAWAIVDIENKFNWKWFLQLLEVDLGMDAGRGMCVISDQHKGLLEATKEVLPYVEHRQCARHIYANFRKVYSGIQLRNLFWKAAKSTVEGEFRNHMDEIKQISPGAYEHLMAREPNTWCRAFFSTGLACEAVENGMAECFNAVILDARKKPLLTMLEEIRLYMMDRFYNLRELAEK; encoded by the coding sequence ATGGAAGGTGTGTTGGACTTTGACACGATCGACGTGGAACTAGATGAAGACCTTCTAAAGAAACAGAGTAGGAGATGTACCGATGAGTTCTTGAAATCACTGTCTCTtgacgatgaagatgaagacttcaTTATCCCATTATTCGAGAatgttgaagatgatgaagcacCCGTGGAAGAAGAACCTTTGGATGACGAACAGGAGGAGGAAGAAAATGTAGATGAAGTTGTGGATGAAGAGGAAAATGATAGTGAAGCTCAGTTTAAATATTCCACACATGATCCAAATGTGAAATGGAATAGAATGAAACCTCAAGAGGGAGAAAGGTATGAATCTCCACAGCAACTTAAACTCTGTTTAACAAATCATGCCATATCTAAAGGTTATCAGATTAGGTTTAATAAATGTGATAGTGTTAGACTACACTGTGTGTGTGCTAGTGATCATGAGAAATTCGGTTGCCCTTATTATGTTAAAGCCTCTTGGATGAGCACTGAAAAGTCATTCCAAATAAAGAAAATGTATCCACATCATACATGTGTCAAGAATTTTAACAATGGAAAACTTATGGGACCAACATGGTTAGCTAGACAATTCCTTAAAGAACTTATTAGGACACCTAATTTGAAAGCTAAGGAAATCCAAGAAAAAGTTCAACACAAATTTCACACTAAGATTTCATGGGTAAGGAGTTATAGGGCTAGATGTAGGGCAATGTCCATGATTGAGGGAAAATTAGGTGATCACTATGCAAGGGTGTGGGATTATGGTGGTGAATTGCTAAGATCCAATCCAGACAGCACCATTAAAATTTGTGTTGAAGACAACAATGATGGTACAACTATTTTCAAAAGGATGTACATATGTTTCAAATCAATCAAAGAAGGGTGGaagatgggttgtagaagggtaatAGGGATCGATGGATCTTTTCTGAAAGGGCAGTGTAAGGGACAATTATTAACAACCATAGGTAGGGACCCAAACAATCACGTTTTTCCCATAGCTTGGGCTATAGTTGATATTGAGAATAAGTTTAACTGGAAGTGGTTCCTTCAGTTGTTAGAGGTTGACCTTGGAATGGATGCAGGAAGGGGCATGTGTGTAATTTCAGACCAACATAAGGGTCTTCTTGAGGCAACAAAGGAGGTGTTACCATATGTTGAGCATAGACAGTGTGCACGACATATCTATGCCAACTTCAGAAAAGTATATAGTGGAATTCAGTTAAGGAACCTATTCTGGAAGGCTGCCAAATCAACTGTAGAGGGTGAATTCAGGAATCACATGGATGAGATTAAACAGATTAGCCCAGGTGCTTATGAACATCTAATGGCAAGGGAGCCAAATACATGGTGCAGGGCTTTCTTTTCCACTGGATTGGCCTGTGAGGCTGTAGAAAATGGTATGGCAGAATGCTTCAATGCAGTTATACTTGATGCTAGGAAGAAGCCACTACTGACCATGCTTGAAGAGATAAGGCTGTATATGATGGACAGGTTTTACAACCTCAGGGAGTTAGCTGAAAAATAG